The proteins below are encoded in one region of Drosophila santomea strain STO CAGO 1482 chromosome 2R, Prin_Dsan_1.1, whole genome shotgun sequence:
- the LOC120445066 gene encoding NADH dehydrogenase [ubiquinone] 1 alpha subcomplex subunit 11 produces the protein MSLLRSKYYDHPDGEDAFGKIVATNKYAVSAGLAWSMFDVLTLSKPQGYLPTLGRFAYNTGPLMGMATAFTLTTLAATNARGKDDKINYLIGGFAAGGVFGAWKHNHVAGLCAGLFLGIAGVIKKLSIEQGWEFFPDTPLKQYGGLNIAENNWTIMADRPKNWTTEKPQE, from the exons ATGTCGCTGCTCCGTTCGAAATACTACGACCATCCCGATGGCGAGGATGCCTTTGGCAAGATAGTGGCCACCAACAAGTACGCGGTATCCGCCGGCTTGGCCTGGTCCATGTTCGACGTCCTGACGCTCTCCAAGCCGCAAGGATACCTGCCCACTCTGGGCCGTTTCGCCTACAATACGGGTCCACTGATGGGCATGGCCACGGCATTTACCCTGACCACCCTGGCGGCCACAAATGCCCGCGGCAAGGACGATAA AATCAACTACTTGATCGGTGGTTTCGCGGCTGGTGGCGTCTTTGGAGCTTGGAAACACAACCATGTAGCTGGTCTGTGCGCCGGCCTCTTCCTGG GCATCGCCGGAGTCATCAAGAAGCTGTCCATTGAACAGGGCTGGGAGTTCTTCCCCGACACGCCGCTAAAGCAATACGGTGGTCTGAATATTGCCGAAAACAACTGGACCATCATGGCCGACCGTCCCAAGAACTGGACCACGGAAAAGCCACAGGAGTAG